One stretch of Priestia megaterium DNA includes these proteins:
- a CDS encoding DUF2935 domain-containing protein, producing the protein MISLWEEHLFWLEIIQDHTYFVRDHLSVKEVEYVRTAKQYIHLFDDLLKQLNYLSPDVMHNDPALIEFSRKAWPIAKGYFDFEGSLQALRIENAVNLNLSPTYLNGTLSENQEYLRFLSYLVQGKEPVPLSLVELMDLWLEDQLGHAVLFKNLLDPIEIMISKQADSYIGKFQTFIVQNHHLKGYLRFKQPGFARQTEFALEVGKTTIEMSRFVYAMTEKYKENKLLNKETLRFLIHHFPETCYFIKKLSYYAPELQQEANQCSLRRISYL; encoded by the coding sequence ATGATTTCATTATGGGAGGAACATTTATTTTGGTTAGAAATAATTCAGGACCATACTTATTTTGTTCGAGATCACTTATCGGTGAAGGAAGTCGAATACGTCCGAACAGCTAAGCAATATATTCATTTGTTTGATGACTTGCTAAAACAACTGAACTATTTATCCCCTGATGTTATGCATAACGATCCTGCATTAATAGAATTCTCAAGAAAGGCCTGGCCAATTGCCAAAGGGTATTTTGATTTTGAAGGGTCTCTTCAGGCTCTTCGAATTGAAAACGCAGTGAATCTAAACTTATCTCCTACTTATCTTAATGGTACGTTAAGTGAAAATCAGGAATATTTAAGATTTCTATCTTATTTAGTACAAGGAAAGGAGCCTGTTCCTCTTAGCTTAGTCGAATTAATGGATTTATGGCTGGAAGATCAGCTCGGACATGCTGTTTTGTTTAAAAACCTGCTTGACCCGATTGAGATTATGATATCTAAACAAGCGGATTCATATATCGGAAAGTTTCAAACATTCATTGTGCAAAACCATCATTTAAAAGGTTATTTACGATTTAAGCAGCCAGGTTTTGCAAGACAAACAGAGTTTGCCTTAGAAGTAGGGAAAACAACTATTGAAATGAGCCGGTTTGTTTATGCTATGACCGAAAAATATAAGGAGAACAAGCTTTTAAATAAGGAAACGTTAAGGTTTCTGATACATCATTTCCCTGAGACTTGTTATTTCATTAAAAAATTGAGTTATTATGCTCCCGAATTGCAGCAAGAAGCCAACCAATGCTCATTAAGAAGAATTTCTTATCTTTAA